A stretch of DNA from Vibrio gallaecicus:
GAAGAGTTCGGTTTCTCGATTCTATTCATCACGCATGACTTGTCTCTAATGGTCGAGTTCTCTGACCGTATCGGCATCATGTATTCAGGTGAGTTAATCGAAGTGGCTAATTCACAGGATATTTTAGAAAACCCTTATCACCCGTATACCAAAGGGCTGGGAAGTTCATTCCCTCCTCTTACGGGGCCAAAAACCAAACTAGCCGGCATTCCAGGTAACCCTCTAAATTTACTAGAGATACCACAAGGCTGCCGCTTCCAAGCTCGTTGCGACCGTGTACATGAAGCATGCACCAAAGTCCCGACAACATTGCGCACTATTGACCCAGGGCACTTATCAAACTGCCATTTATACGGCGAAATAGCACATAGCAAACTATAGCTTAGCGAGAAGATAGCTTGTCCGCTGGAAACGGCGGATATAACAACTAGCGAGCATAAAGCCGCAATAGAACAAGCTTGGTAGTAATAAGGATTTCTGGAGACAATTATGAGCAAAGAATTCGGTCAATTATTGGTAGAAGGCAAGAATGTCGTAAAAGACTTCCCAATAAGCAGTACCACCATACAAACCCCTATGATGCGTGCAATCAATGACGTGTCTTTCAAAATGTATAAAAGCCGCGGTTTGGCTGTAGTTGGTGAATCCGGCTCAGGTAAATCAACAACGGCTAAAATGATTGCCAAAATGTACGCTCCATCAGGCGGAACCATTGAGTACAAAGGTCGTGATATACAAGATATTTCAAGTAGAAAAGATCTTATGCACTACCGCGAAGGTGTGCAGATGGTTTGGCAAGACCCGTTTGGCTCTCTAAACCCAACTCACAATATTTTTCACCACATTGCTCGTCCACTGCTTATCCATAAGAAAGTGACTCCGGGTAATAAGAAAGAGCTTGAAGAGCGAGTTTACGATCTTCTTGAGCAAGTTGGTCTTGTTCCGCCAAAAGAAACCGCAGAAAAGTACCCTCACCAGCTTTCTGGCGGTCAACGTCAACGTGTCAACTTGGCTCGTAACATTGCAGTCGGAGCTGAGGTTGTTTTAGCGGATGAACCGACATCAATGCTAGATGTATCGATTCGAGCTGGTGTTTTAAACTTAATGGAAGAAATGAAGTTTGAGAAACAAATGTCTCTGCTTTATATCACTCACGACATCGCAACGGCACGTTACATTGCTGAAGACCTTTCAGTTATGTATGTCGGTCACATGGTTGAATGGGGCGATACTGATGACGTCATCGCTAATCCACAACACCCATACACTCAACTTCTTGTTTCAGCAGTGCCAGATCCTAAAAAGTCGATCCATGAAAAACTTGCAGGTAACAAAGGTGAAATTCCTCTTTGGACACCAGAATCAGCAGGTTGTCCTTTCGCAGGTCGTTGTACTCAAGTCATGGATAAATGTAAAGAACGCTTACCAGGTGTCACTCAATTAGCTGATAACCACTTTGTACGCTGCTACTTGCACGAAAGCTAACATTAAATCCAGTTAGGGCTTAACCGCCCTAACTATTTGTATCCAAAATAAAAGTACCTAGCCAAAAGAAACTAGGACTGTCGGAGAATATTGATGCAGTTACTCACTAACCATATTGGCTATGAATCTAGCGGCTTTAAACAAGCGATTCTACAAACCCAAAAAGAGCGCTTATCAAGCCATTCAGTATTGCTCGTATGTGCTGATGACCACGTGACTGTAGACACTTTTGAATTGGTTAAAAGTGGTCAGGTTGCTAATTGGCATCAAGGGCAGTTTTATACCAT
This window harbors:
- a CDS encoding ABC transporter ATP-binding protein, whose product is MSKEFGQLLVEGKNVVKDFPISSTTIQTPMMRAINDVSFKMYKSRGLAVVGESGSGKSTTAKMIAKMYAPSGGTIEYKGRDIQDISSRKDLMHYREGVQMVWQDPFGSLNPTHNIFHHIARPLLIHKKVTPGNKKELEERVYDLLEQVGLVPPKETAEKYPHQLSGGQRQRVNLARNIAVGAEVVLADEPTSMLDVSIRAGVLNLMEEMKFEKQMSLLYITHDIATARYIAEDLSVMYVGHMVEWGDTDDVIANPQHPYTQLLVSAVPDPKKSIHEKLAGNKGEIPLWTPESAGCPFAGRCTQVMDKCKERLPGVTQLADNHFVRCYLHES